One Coffea eugenioides isolate CCC68of chromosome 2, Ceug_1.0, whole genome shotgun sequence genomic window, TTtattcaaatgagaacgagtgagataaagtacacactcgtctccaTTCCTAAAATCAGTAATCATTCATAACAGTTAAACACGTATTAAGtactcatacacttgacactcaccaagtattaaGTGCAAGTAAGGTCAAggaaagttcaagcgtccaccgtgggatcctcttgaaggttttCGTGTgagcctgagcaaataatagtgaattattattcacACAACCCAATTATCGAGAAATAATTCGTGCACTATTATAATCTaggaaattttgtgaaaagaaaccttaattacttgtaaatcgaggttcgagtggCGTTTCATAAAGTTCAGGAACATTTgggtttttatcttggaaatcgAGGTTAAAACGTTGGCATAATgtcgaaagaataaagagttcttggaaaactctatttccttgaaagttgaaaattttcagttttgatatggatctttgaaaaattgtatctcactcgatacaagtctaaaattggaaaactttataccgttggaaacctcttggaaagtactaaaagttcttagaagacacttttccacgaatctaagtgaaaagtactcaaaaatgagcttgaaatcactgttccagaatgttcaggattgagctagggttggtttttcgctaactttggaaattcggcagaattcactcgttgcaaaccagcccttgatatttataactaaaTTAGAGGTGCAATTAAGGCTTAGGACAGAACAAGCAGATCGataatcggagtttcgagcaccgagatacggtagctcaaagttggggaaaattaGAGACTGTTGAACAAGTTCCAAATTTGGGTTTCtgactttggacctttagttaagtgtcgaaatggacttggattgGTGCCAAATTTTGTAATATAGTACTtctatatgaagggtatctctctatcaaatttcgtggaaaaatacctttGGGAAGGTGGTTAACCTatcaaccaaagttttgaaattactaaggcaaaactgTCTTTAACTCCAtttctctccgtttccaaacattcggctaaggaaaacctccaaacatggttcatttgtgcaagacaagtctaaggaacatacatggtacatttggtaggtgtttagcacTAAGAAAtacatttagtaagaccacaacaagtctcacatcaaatctgtccaaattcaagggtttttaagaacagggcagtcaccgtattttgatcataactcactcaatttaactcagaattgagtatggttgatagtgttggaaaatacattcataaggctaaaatttcacagaagaaattgttttaagattcagcatgcaactggctcgaaattaagcctaaagttgcagcatcattAAATCGTTCCAGCAACTAATATGATGaaagctctctctctctagtAGAGAATCCTCTCTCCAATGTGGGAgccaaattttcaaacacaCAGTTTCAAACACTCAAAAGTTTTAAACTTCAAAAACCAAACACTCAAACTTCAAGACAAAGCTCCAAAACCGTAGCAAAGCCGCCAAATCCGTTTTGTCCGAGGGATCCAAAACACTTGTCCAACTCATCTAGCAAGATACCAAAAAATAGCATTAGATCAAGTTTATTGAAAGCTGTCTAAGCAGGAGGAAGCACGTCGGTGCTCTGTTCCCAGTGTTGAACACAGGAGCTTTGGTGGTGTCGGTCCTGGGGTCATAATAGCAGTTCAATCCCACTTGATTTtttaagattaaaaaaaaagctttTGACTTTTGggctttgttttatttgttgggttcgcttttttactttttttactGCCTGCTAAATTGGTTGTCTTGTGGTTTGCTCAGGTTGCTCAGACTCCAATACATCCAGAAGGTAGCAAACTTGGTCATAGCAGCTGTAATCGATACAGGCAACACTTCGAAGGACTGCAAGATGGAGGGGACCCTTACAGAGGCGTTTAAAAGGTTCGACTTGAGTAACAAAGAAAGGGGTGGTATAGACCTAGAGACAGAGGATGTGCTCGCAGGAGTTCAGGAGTGTAAGTTGAGCTTGGTAGGAAGGATCATGGGTAAAAAGGTTGCAAATTTTACAGGGGTGAAAAACTACACATCACATGTGTGGGGCTACCCCAGGAACCTGCACGTTGTTGAACTCGGCCCCAATGTCTTCCAGTTTAACTTTGCAGAGGACAAAGACAAGGATAAAGCCCTAAATGGTAGGCCATGGGTCATTGATAACCAGCTGCTGGTCATAAAGCCATGGGCTCCAGATATAGAAAAAAGTACAGAAGCTTTCCATATATCCCACATGTGGATACAAGTATGGAATCTCCCAATTCACCGGTTGAGTCAAGCAGTGGGCTTTAAGCTCGGACAAATATTCTCTGCCGTTAAAGAAGTCATCATCCCGCCAGGAGGAGGAAAGGAGGGAAGGCATATGAAAATCTTGGCGGAAGTAGATATCTCTCAACCATTGGCAAGGGGCACCACTATCAACTTCAATGGGAAACAAATCTGGGTGGAATTTCGTTATGAAAAATGCCCAGACTTCTGTTACAAATGTGGAATAATAGGGCATGGAGATAAGACATGCAAAACAACAGTGGAAAAAGAGCAAAATCAGAGAGAAGAGCAGTACGGGGCGTGGATGAGGGCAGGGAACATCATGGCCTCTCCGTTGAGGGCCAGTAGACCAGTAGAGATCAGCATAATAGGAAGGGTAGATGcacaaaagaaacaaggaaGCTTGATACAGGAGGGGGGTGGGGTGAGGGATCCAAAAGACAGGAAGGAGGTTAGTCTAGCGAACAGGGGAGGGGAAATGAAAAAAGATGAAAAGAGTAAGGAGCAAAAAGAGgtgaaaaactcaaaaaaagatgaaggaaaaaacaaaaagagtgAGGGAGCAGAGAGGGAAGAAGGAACTAGGGGAAGTAAAAACGGAAATGATACGAGAGTAACAAAGGGTGGTATGGAACAACGACATCAACCAGTGGATGAAAACAAAAATGCACTCGTGTTAGTTCAGGTGATGGACACGGATGAATGTGAACAAGGAAATGGATTGAGCAACAATGAGGGACAGAGTGGTCAGGTGAATAAACAAAATGTGATGACAGAGCAGGATAACAAGGCAAGGGGAGAAATGCAGTCGAGAAGAAGACCAAGAGTCACAAGAAAACCTATGGCTGATGTTACAAATAAACCAGGAAATTCCAGAATGAAGGGGAAGAGAAAGCTAGAAAGTGACACTCAGGGAGGAAATCAAATGGAGATTGATGAAGTGGAGGAGCAAAAACCAAAAATGCTGAAACTGGGTGTGATATTACAAACACAACAAGGGGCGACGGAGGCATGCCCAGCTAAGCCTCCACAATGTAAATGAGAGTTGTGGCGTGGAACTGTC contains:
- the LOC113759773 gene encoding uncharacterized protein LOC113759773; this translates as MEGTLTEAFKRFDLSNKERGGIDLETEDVLAGVQECKLSLVGRIMGKKVANFTGVKNYTSHVWGYPRNLHVVELGPNVFQFNFAEDKDKDKALNGRPWVIDNQLLVIKPWAPDIEKSTEAFHISHMWIQVWNLPIHRLSQAVGFKLGQIFSAVKEVIIPPGGGKEGRHMKILAEVDISQPLARGTTINFNGKQIWVEFRYEKCPDFCYKCGIIGHGDKTCKTTVEKEQNQREEQYGAWMRAGNIMASPLRASRPVEISIIGRVDAQKKQGSLIQEGGGVRDPKDRKEVSLANRGGEMKKDEKSKEQKEVKNSKKDEGKNKKSEGAEREEGTRGSKNGNDTRVTKGGMEQRHQPVDENKNALVLVQVMDTDECEQGNGLSNNEGQSGQVNKQNVMTEQDNKARGEMQSRRRPRVTRKPMADVTNKPGNSRMKGKRKLESDTQGGNQMEIDEVEEQKPKMLKLGVILQTQQGATEACPAKPPQCK